From a single Streptomyces liliifuscus genomic region:
- the rsrA gene encoding mycothiol system anti-sigma-R factor — MSCGEPHETDCSEVLDHLYEFLDREMPDADCTKFEVHFEECSPCLEKYGLEQAVKKLVKRCCGHDDVPTDLRAKVMGRIELIRSGETVPEHDVTVADVRGAAATEG, encoded by the coding sequence ATGAGCTGCGGAGAGCCGCACGAGACGGACTGCAGTGAAGTACTCGATCATCTCTACGAGTTCCTCGACCGGGAGATGCCGGATGCCGACTGCACCAAGTTCGAGGTGCACTTCGAGGAGTGCTCCCCGTGCCTGGAGAAGTACGGCCTCGAGCAGGCCGTGAAGAAGCTGGTCAAGCGGTGCTGCGGCCATGACGACGTGCCGACCGACCTCCGGGCGAAGGTCATGGGCCGTATCGAGCTGATCCGCTCCGGCGAGACCGTGCCGGAGCACGACGTCACCGTCGCCGACGTCCGCGGAGCGGCCGCCACGGAGGGCTGA
- the cyc1 gene encoding epi-isozizaene synthase — MPAFPQSTTTTHTAISVPPALSLPVIEREFPRQLHPYWPRLQEKTRAWLLEKRLMSPDKVEAYADGLCYTDLMAGYYIGAPDQVLQAIADYSAWFFVWDDRHDRDVIHGRPEAWRRLRRRLHTALDSPWDHLHHRDPLVAGFADSMVRLYSFLGEGWNVRFADDFHAVIEAYDREFRNRTEGIVPTVDEYLELRRMTFAHWIWIDLLEPSAEYELPAAVRQNSAYRRASLLCQDFAAWYNDLCSLPKEIAGDEVHNLGISLIHHEGMRLEEAVKEVRRRVEECISEFLDVEKEVLRYADRIDSGSVRGAELADAVRACLFNMRNWFSSVYWFHHESGRYMVDSWDDRSTPPYVNNEAAGEK; from the coding sequence GTGCCTGCTTTCCCACAGAGCACCACAACGACGCACACCGCGATCTCGGTTCCACCGGCGCTCTCTCTCCCGGTGATCGAGAGGGAGTTTCCCCGTCAACTCCATCCGTATTGGCCCCGGCTTCAGGAGAAGACCAGGGCCTGGCTCCTGGAAAAACGCCTCATGTCCCCGGACAAGGTCGAGGCATATGCCGACGGGCTTTGCTACACGGACCTCATGGCGGGCTACTACATTGGCGCGCCCGACCAGGTCCTCCAGGCGATAGCGGACTACAGCGCGTGGTTCTTCGTCTGGGACGACCGCCACGACCGCGACGTCATACACGGCCGGCCGGAGGCCTGGCGCAGGCTCCGGCGCCGGCTGCACACGGCTCTCGACTCCCCGTGGGACCACCTGCACCACCGGGATCCCCTGGTCGCGGGGTTCGCGGACAGCATGGTGCGGCTGTACTCGTTCCTGGGCGAGGGGTGGAACGTCCGGTTCGCCGACGACTTCCACGCCGTCATCGAGGCGTACGACCGGGAATTCCGCAACCGAACGGAAGGCATTGTCCCGACCGTCGACGAATATCTCGAACTGCGGCGGATGACTTTCGCGCACTGGATCTGGATCGACCTGCTTGAGCCGAGCGCGGAGTACGAACTGCCCGCCGCCGTACGGCAGAACTCCGCATATCGGCGGGCTTCGCTGCTGTGCCAGGATTTCGCCGCCTGGTACAACGATCTGTGTTCGCTTCCGAAAGAAATAGCGGGCGACGAGGTCCACAATCTCGGAATCAGTCTCATTCACCACGAGGGAATGCGACTCGAAGAAGCGGTGAAGGAAGTGAGGCGTCGGGTCGAGGAATGCATCAGCGAATTCCTCGACGTTGAGAAGGAGGTATTGCGGTACGCCGACCGGATCGACAGCGGATCCGTGCGGGGCGCCGAATTGGCGGACGCCGTGCGCGCGTGTCTGTTCAATATGCGGAACTGGTTCAGTTCCGTGTACTGGTTCCACCACGAGTCCGGCCGGTACATGGTCGACAGCTGGGACGACCGCTCCACACCCCCGTACGTCAACAACGAAGCGGCAGGTGAGAAATGA
- the def gene encoding peptide deformylase: MAQQDTDQQHVGVLPVDDEGFVIDSEDDAGEREAAYRGRGSSRPITVVGNPVLHKECKDVTEFGDDLAKLVDDMFASQHTAEGVGLAANQVGVDLKVFVYDCPDDEGKRHVGVVCNPVLVELPAERRQLDESNEGCLSVPTAYAPLARPDYAEVTGQDEKGNPIKVRGTGYFARCLQHETDHLYGYLYIDRLSKRERKDALRQMAENEPRYPVVAND, translated from the coding sequence ATGGCGCAGCAGGACACCGATCAGCAGCACGTGGGCGTGCTCCCCGTGGACGACGAGGGCTTCGTCATCGACAGTGAGGACGACGCGGGGGAGCGTGAGGCGGCCTATCGCGGGCGCGGCTCCTCGCGGCCCATCACGGTCGTCGGGAACCCCGTACTGCACAAGGAGTGCAAGGACGTCACGGAGTTCGGCGACGACCTCGCCAAGCTGGTCGACGACATGTTCGCCAGCCAGCACACCGCCGAGGGCGTGGGGCTGGCCGCCAACCAGGTCGGCGTCGACCTGAAGGTCTTCGTCTACGACTGCCCGGACGACGAGGGCAAGCGGCACGTGGGCGTCGTCTGCAACCCCGTGCTCGTGGAGCTGCCCGCCGAGCGGCGCCAGCTGGACGAGAGCAACGAGGGCTGCCTGTCGGTGCCGACCGCGTACGCGCCGCTGGCCCGGCCCGACTACGCCGAGGTCACCGGGCAGGACGAGAAGGGCAACCCGATCAAGGTGCGCGGCACCGGCTACTTCGCGCGCTGCCTCCAGCACGAGACGGACCACCTGTACGGGTACCTGTACATCGACCGGCTCTCCAAGCGCGAGCGCAAGGACGCGCTGCGGCAGATGGCCGAGAACGAGCCGCGGTACCCCGTCGTCGCGAACGACTGA
- a CDS encoding tetratricopeptide repeat protein has protein sequence MRIFGKGRHRPSASWRQATDRAFTLIGDGRYEDAGALLTRAADLEPWLSESWFNLALLHKFRHDWEQARAAGLRAVALLDRETGAPDWWNVGIAATALQDWPLARRAWQAYGLRVPGGATASGEPVGMDLGSAAVRLSPEGEAEVVWGRRLDPARIEVLSIPLPSSGRRWGEVVLHDGVPHGERTTAAGHSYPVFDEIELWAPSPVPTWVVLLEAETEDDRNALERLAADAGFAAEDWSSSVRLLCRMCSESRMPSDEGDGEHLDPHDHSEPGHPGPLGHRTDGQLWVPERECGLAAPASLVRGLLDGWVADSPDSRDWRDLEEVC, from the coding sequence GTGAGGATCTTCGGCAAGGGACGGCACCGGCCCTCCGCCTCATGGCGGCAGGCCACCGACCGTGCGTTCACGCTGATCGGCGACGGCCGGTACGAGGACGCGGGGGCGCTGCTCACGCGCGCCGCGGACCTGGAACCCTGGCTGTCCGAGTCCTGGTTCAACCTCGCGCTCCTGCACAAGTTCCGGCACGACTGGGAGCAGGCGCGGGCGGCCGGTCTGAGGGCCGTGGCACTGCTCGACCGGGAGACCGGGGCCCCTGATTGGTGGAACGTCGGCATCGCGGCCACCGCCCTCCAGGACTGGCCGCTCGCGCGGCGGGCCTGGCAGGCCTACGGACTGCGGGTGCCGGGCGGCGCCACCGCCTCGGGCGAACCGGTGGGCATGGACCTCGGCAGCGCGGCCGTACGGCTGTCGCCCGAGGGCGAGGCCGAGGTCGTGTGGGGGCGGCGGCTCGACCCCGCCCGGATCGAGGTCCTCTCCATCCCGCTGCCGTCCTCCGGGCGGCGCTGGGGCGAGGTCGTGCTGCACGACGGGGTTCCGCACGGTGAGCGGACGACCGCCGCGGGGCACTCCTATCCCGTGTTCGACGAGATCGAGCTGTGGGCCCCCTCTCCCGTGCCGACCTGGGTGGTCCTCCTTGAGGCGGAGACCGAGGACGACCGGAACGCCCTGGAGCGGCTGGCGGCCGACGCCGGGTTCGCCGCGGAGGACTGGTCGTCGTCGGTCCGGCTGCTCTGCCGGATGTGTTCCGAGTCCCGGATGCCGTCCGACGAGGGGGACGGGGAGCATCTCGATCCGCACGATCACAGTGAGCCGGGGCATCCGGGGCCGCTGGGGCACCGGACGGACGGGCAGCTGTGGGTGCCCGAGCGGGAGTGTGGGCTTGCCGCCCCCGCCTCATTGGTGAGGGGGTTGCTGGACGGGTGGGTTGCCGACAGTCCCGACTCCCGGGACTGGCGGGATCTTGAAGAGGTTTGTTAA
- a CDS encoding ribonucleotide-diphosphate reductase subunit beta — protein MTTAPDKTVKNLLDPGFELTLRPMRYPDFYERYRDAIKNTWTVEEVDLHSDVTDLAKLSPGEQHMIGRLVAFFATGDSIVSNNLVLTLYKHINSPEARLYLSRQLFEEAVHVQFYLTLLDTYLPDPEDRAAAFDAVESIPSIREKAEFCFRWMDSVEKLDRLETKADRRRFLLNLICFAACIEGLFFYGAFAYVYWFRSRGLLHGLATGTNWVFRDETMHMSFAFEVVDTVRKEEPELFDDRLQEQVTDMLREAVEAELQFARDLCGDGLPGMNTDSMRQYLECVADQRLARLGFAPVYGSENPFSFMELQGVQELTNFFERRPSAYQVAVEGSVGFDEDF, from the coding sequence ATGACCACCGCTCCCGACAAGACCGTCAAGAACCTGCTCGACCCGGGCTTCGAACTGACCCTGCGTCCGATGCGCTATCCGGACTTCTACGAGCGCTACCGGGACGCGATCAAGAACACCTGGACCGTCGAGGAGGTCGACCTCCACTCGGACGTCACCGATCTGGCGAAGCTGTCACCGGGTGAGCAGCACATGATCGGCCGGCTGGTCGCGTTCTTCGCGACGGGCGACTCGATCGTGTCGAACAACCTGGTGCTGACGCTCTACAAGCACATCAACTCCCCCGAGGCGCGGCTGTATCTGAGCCGTCAGCTCTTCGAGGAGGCCGTGCACGTCCAGTTCTATCTGACGCTGCTCGACACGTATCTGCCCGATCCCGAGGACAGGGCCGCGGCCTTCGACGCGGTGGAGTCCATCCCGTCCATCCGCGAGAAGGCCGAGTTCTGCTTCAGGTGGATGGACTCGGTGGAGAAGCTGGACCGGCTGGAGACGAAGGCCGACCGCCGCCGCTTCCTGCTGAACCTCATCTGCTTCGCCGCGTGCATCGAGGGGCTGTTCTTCTACGGTGCCTTCGCGTACGTCTACTGGTTCCGCAGCCGGGGTCTGCTGCACGGTCTGGCGACGGGCACCAACTGGGTGTTCCGCGACGAGACGATGCACATGAGCTTCGCCTTCGAGGTCGTGGACACCGTCCGCAAGGAGGAGCCGGAGCTCTTCGACGACCGGCTCCAGGAGCAGGTCACCGACATGCTCCGGGAGGCCGTCGAGGCCGAGCTGCAGTTCGCGCGCGACCTGTGCGGTGACGGCCTTCCGGGCATGAACACCGACTCGATGAGGCAGTACCTGGAGTGTGTCGCCGACCAGCGCCTGGCGCGCCTCGGCTTCGCTCCGGTGTACGGCTCCGAGAACCCCTTCTCCTTCATGGAGCTGCAGGGCGTTCAGGAGCTGACCAACTTCTTCGAGCGCCGGCCCTCGGCGTACCAGGTGGCCGTGGAGGGTTCGGTCGGCTTCGACGAGGACTTCTGA
- a CDS encoding bifunctional albaflavenone monooxygenase/terpene synthase, with amino-acid sequence MTVESVRPAAPQAAELSTPPLAGGGVPGLGHGLKLVRDPLGFLARLRDQGDVVRLRLGPKTVYAVTTPALTGALALNPDFKIDGPLWESLEGLLGKEGVATANGPRHRRQRRTIQPAFRLDIIPEYGPIMEEEAHALAERMGSGETVDCTSESFRVAVRIAARCLLRGDFMDERAERLSVALATVFRGMYRRMVIPAGPLYRLPLPANRKFDRALADLHLLVDEIVAERRASGQKPDDLLTALLEAKDENGDPIGEQEIHDQVVAILTPGSETVASTIMWLLQVLTEHPEHADRVREEVESVAGDRPVAFADVRKLSHTNNVVVEAMRLRPAVWILTRRAVTETELGGYRIPAGADIVYSPYAIQRDPRSYDGSLEFDPDRWLPERAKDVPKFAMSPFSVGNRKCPSDHFSMAQLSLITAAVASRWRLEQVSDSDDTTRVGITLRPHRLLLRAVAR; translated from the coding sequence ATGACCGTCGAGTCCGTGCGGCCCGCTGCACCTCAGGCGGCAGAACTGTCCACCCCGCCCCTCGCCGGGGGCGGTGTCCCCGGCCTCGGTCACGGCCTGAAACTGGTCCGTGACCCGCTGGGCTTCCTGGCCCGGCTGCGCGACCAGGGCGACGTCGTCCGGCTGAGGCTCGGCCCGAAGACGGTGTACGCGGTCACCACGCCGGCCCTCACCGGAGCGCTGGCGCTGAACCCCGACTTCAAGATCGACGGACCCCTGTGGGAGTCCCTCGAAGGCCTGCTCGGCAAGGAGGGAGTGGCGACCGCCAACGGGCCGCGGCACCGGCGCCAGCGGCGGACCATCCAGCCCGCGTTCCGGCTCGACATCATCCCCGAGTACGGGCCGATCATGGAGGAGGAGGCGCACGCCCTCGCCGAGCGCATGGGGTCGGGCGAGACGGTCGACTGCACCTCGGAGTCGTTCCGGGTCGCCGTCCGTATCGCCGCCCGCTGTCTGCTGCGCGGCGACTTCATGGACGAGCGCGCCGAGCGGCTGAGCGTCGCGCTCGCCACGGTGTTCCGGGGCATGTACCGGCGGATGGTGATCCCGGCGGGGCCGCTCTATCGGCTGCCGCTTCCGGCCAATCGCAAATTCGACCGCGCACTGGCCGATTTGCACCTCCTGGTCGACGAGATCGTCGCCGAACGCCGGGCGTCTGGTCAAAAGCCGGACGATTTGCTGACGGCATTGCTGGAAGCGAAGGACGAGAATGGCGACCCGATCGGCGAACAGGAGATCCACGATCAGGTCGTCGCGATACTCACCCCCGGCAGCGAAACCGTCGCCTCCACGATCATGTGGCTGCTGCAAGTCCTCACCGAACATCCGGAACACGCGGACCGCGTACGCGAAGAGGTCGAATCCGTCGCGGGGGACCGTCCCGTCGCATTCGCGGATGTGCGGAAGCTGTCCCACACGAACAATGTCGTCGTCGAGGCCATGCGGCTGCGTCCCGCCGTATGGATATTGACGCGCCGGGCCGTGACCGAAACCGAACTGGGCGGGTATCGCATTCCGGCCGGGGCGGACATCGTCTACAGCCCGTACGCGATCCAGCGCGATCCGCGGTCGTACGACGGCAGCCTGGAGTTCGACCCCGACCGCTGGCTTCCCGAGCGCGCCAAGGACGTGCCGAAGTTCGCGATGAGTCCGTTCAGCGTGGGCAACCGGAAGTGCCCGAGCGACCACTTCTCGATGGCCCAGCTCAGCCTCATCACCGCGGCGGTGGCCTCGCGCTGGCGCCTGGAGCAGGTGTCCGACTCCGACGACACGACCCGGGTCGGCATCACACTGCGGCCGCACCGGCTGCTGCTGAGGGCGGTGGCCCGCTGA
- a CDS encoding HD-GYP domain-containing protein: MRPVSPWARVYVVCTALGAACCALPLPATHAPWGAVLLFAVLCAGCELFAGSRFAAGRAPEGAGVSGEPGGSPRWHTPVLLAAAFLLPPPAAALIALPGALLTRVEQRPRWLRRVWRAGQLALAAWAASWVHWALGGRDAVLSSDFPYVLVTAGAAVVAFCLVLTVLDGGILVLAERVPVRAAWRGLFLRSLAPVAVHGLAGLMMAVLWRSPYGPVAALLVLLPMYVSWWVFAQYHRERAAHQATIRALVQAVDIKDGYTRGHSERVGQASMVIARELGMDDERAEVLRFAGILHDVGKLGVPTRLLRKDGPLTPEERRVIELHPEYGHEMVRGIGFLGEARSAILHHHERLDGSGYPYGLKGGQIPEFARVVAVADAFDAMTSTRSYRRARPVAAALEELERCAGAQFDPRMVEALVRGLARGGWHPVVTADETPLRGEPYPPTPPVSSTPSGHRKSVGETTR; encoded by the coding sequence ATGCGGCCGGTTTCGCCGTGGGCGCGTGTCTACGTCGTCTGCACCGCGCTCGGAGCGGCGTGCTGCGCCCTCCCACTGCCGGCCACGCACGCGCCGTGGGGTGCGGTGCTGCTCTTCGCGGTGCTCTGCGCGGGGTGCGAACTGTTCGCCGGAAGCCGGTTCGCGGCGGGCCGCGCACCCGAGGGCGCGGGGGTGTCCGGGGAACCGGGCGGTTCCCCCAGGTGGCACACGCCCGTGCTCCTCGCCGCGGCCTTTCTGCTGCCGCCTCCGGCCGCGGCGCTCATTGCCCTGCCGGGGGCGCTGCTGACCCGGGTCGAGCAGCGGCCGCGGTGGCTGCGCCGGGTGTGGCGGGCCGGGCAGCTCGCGCTCGCCGCGTGGGCCGCCTCCTGGGTGCACTGGGCGCTCGGCGGGCGGGACGCGGTCCTCTCGTCGGACTTCCCGTACGTCCTGGTGACCGCCGGTGCGGCCGTCGTGGCGTTCTGCCTGGTGCTGACCGTGCTCGACGGCGGGATCCTGGTGCTCGCCGAGCGGGTGCCCGTACGGGCCGCCTGGCGCGGGCTCTTTCTCCGCTCGCTCGCGCCCGTCGCCGTGCACGGTCTGGCCGGGCTGATGATGGCGGTCCTCTGGCGCAGTCCGTACGGGCCGGTCGCCGCGCTCCTCGTGCTGTTGCCGATGTACGTGTCGTGGTGGGTGTTCGCGCAGTACCACCGGGAACGGGCCGCCCACCAGGCGACCATCCGGGCGCTCGTGCAGGCCGTCGACATCAAGGACGGGTACACGCGCGGGCACAGCGAGCGGGTGGGGCAGGCGTCGATGGTGATCGCGCGCGAACTGGGCATGGACGACGAGCGGGCCGAGGTGCTCAGGTTCGCCGGGATCCTCCACGATGTCGGCAAACTCGGGGTCCCCACGCGGCTGTTGCGCAAGGACGGGCCACTGACGCCCGAGGAGCGGCGGGTGATCGAACTGCATCCCGAGTACGGGCACGAGATGGTGCGCGGGATCGGATTTCTGGGGGAGGCCAGGTCGGCGATCCTGCATCACCACGAGCGGCTGGACGGGAGCGGGTATCCGTACGGGCTCAAGGGGGGCCAGATTCCGGAGTTCGCGCGGGTGGTGGCGGTCGCGGACGCCTTCGACGCGATGACGTCCACTCGGTCGTACCGTCGGGCGCGGCCTGTTGCGGCCGCGCTGGAGGAGTTGGAGCGGTGTGCGGGGGCGCAGTTCGATCCGCGGATGGTGGAGGCGCTGGTGCGGGGGCTTGCCCGCGGGGGGTGGCATCCCGTTGTCACCGCCGACGAGACACCGCTGCGCGGCGAGCCTTACCCACCCACTCCGCCCGTTTCCAGCACGCCATCCGGTCACCGCAAAAGCGTCGGCGAGACCACGCGATGA
- a CDS encoding roadblock/LC7 domain-containing protein, protein MSEQPPPSPLTEILTSLRDRVMGISQSVLSTADGLLVVHDSDSVHPESVAALAAATLGVGRRMADQAGVGALREVVARCGSGHVIVMAVGDRALLTVMGDDGLDIPAFQRESPATVEQLSRALAADVAH, encoded by the coding sequence ATGAGTGAACAGCCGCCGCCCAGTCCCCTGACCGAGATCCTGACCTCTCTGCGGGACCGGGTGATGGGGATCTCCCAGAGCGTTCTGTCCACGGCGGACGGCCTCCTCGTCGTCCACGACTCCGACTCCGTCCACCCCGAGTCCGTCGCCGCGCTCGCCGCCGCGACGCTCGGCGTGGGGCGGCGGATGGCGGACCAGGCGGGCGTGGGCGCGCTCCGCGAGGTGGTGGCGAGGTGCGGCTCCGGACACGTCATCGTGATGGCGGTCGGCGACCGGGCCCTGCTGACCGTCATGGGGGACGACGGCCTCGACATCCCCGCGTTCCAGCGCGAGTCACCGGCGACGGTGGAGCAGCTGAGCCGGGCGCTCGCGGCCGATGTGGCGCACTGA
- a CDS encoding DUF4388 domain-containing protein, whose protein sequence is MTGAPARNLPALLQGLYEEGFTGTVRVSGSPGGTIHLRRGLIGAVETPGAPTATSVLLTPGRIDDEAWLAACAAERDVDRLGGQLVAAGLIGAAELEVVCTAAVFDAAFAMALGPPGSWTLSDPEPTLLATPGVEPRRLTEETTRRMAQLSGPWGAPGELARVRPTPVPGPGPGRWLSLRHQSVLNTVNGRRTARDIAFTLGRGLYAVMLDLTRLEALDLVRWDAGRESGGRPSTAPRVLPERRSATPQPSRSGAGSGSEAGFGSQSKAEPLPRRRPGGASRVGEGPAREGPAGQRPAGGSSAFAAGNDGGTGG, encoded by the coding sequence ATGACGGGAGCCCCGGCGCGCAATCTGCCCGCGCTTCTGCAGGGGCTGTACGAGGAGGGCTTCACCGGCACGGTGCGGGTCTCCGGTTCCCCGGGCGGAACGATTCATCTGAGGCGTGGTCTGATCGGCGCGGTCGAGACACCGGGCGCGCCGACCGCCACGTCGGTCCTGCTCACACCGGGCCGCATCGACGACGAGGCCTGGCTGGCCGCGTGTGCGGCGGAGCGTGATGTGGACCGGCTGGGCGGGCAGTTGGTGGCCGCGGGCCTGATCGGCGCCGCCGAACTGGAGGTCGTGTGCACCGCGGCCGTGTTCGACGCGGCCTTCGCCATGGCGCTGGGTCCGCCCGGCAGTTGGACACTGAGCGACCCCGAACCCACTCTCCTCGCCACGCCGGGTGTGGAACCGCGGCGGCTGACCGAGGAGACCACCCGGCGCATGGCGCAGCTCTCCGGCCCGTGGGGGGCGCCGGGGGAACTCGCGCGCGTGCGGCCCACACCGGTTCCGGGCCCCGGGCCCGGCCGCTGGCTGTCGCTCCGCCATCAGTCCGTGCTGAACACCGTCAACGGGCGTCGTACGGCCCGGGACATCGCCTTCACACTCGGGCGCGGGCTGTACGCGGTCATGCTCGACCTGACCCGGCTGGAGGCGCTGGACCTCGTCCGGTGGGACGCGGGCAGGGAATCCGGCGGCAGGCCGAGCACCGCGCCGCGCGTACTGCCCGAACGGCGCTCCGCGACACCGCAGCCGTCGAGGTCCGGCGCCGGGTCAGGATCAGAGGCCGGGTTCGGGTCGCAGTCGAAGGCCGAACCACTGCCGAGGCGCAGGCCGGGCGGTGCGTCGAGGGTGGGAGAAGGGCCGGCACGCGAGGGTCCGGCGGGCCAACGGCCCGCGGGGGGAAGCAGTGCTTTTGCCGCAGGTAACGACGGGGGGACGGGGGGGTAG
- a CDS encoding helix-turn-helix domain-containing protein, translating into MLNNVAVVLLDGVHPFELGVVCEVFGLDRSDEGLPVYDFAVVSAETPGASLSTHVPGFTVATPYGLDRLEEADLVVVPAGSTYAVREYPPEMLDALRRAVDRGARVLSVCSGVFVLGAAGLLDGRRCAVHWQHVDTLARQYPRARVEPDVLYVDDDPVVTSAGTAAGIDACLHIVRKEQGPEIANAIARRMVVPPHRDGGQAQYIERPLPRSQCDTVGEVLAWMERHLDEEVTVEQLAARALMSPRTFARRFQQETGTTPYRWLLRQRVLLAQELLEATDETMDFIADRTGFGTAAALRHQFVRSLGTTPNAYRRTFRGSEAA; encoded by the coding sequence ATGCTGAACAACGTGGCCGTCGTCCTGCTCGACGGGGTGCATCCTTTTGAACTCGGTGTGGTCTGTGAGGTGTTCGGCCTCGACCGCAGTGACGAGGGGCTGCCGGTGTACGACTTCGCGGTGGTCTCCGCGGAGACTCCGGGGGCGAGCCTCAGCACCCACGTCCCCGGGTTCACGGTCGCCACTCCGTACGGCCTCGACCGGCTGGAGGAGGCCGACCTGGTCGTCGTACCCGCCGGCAGCACCTATGCCGTACGCGAGTATCCGCCCGAGATGCTCGACGCACTGCGCCGGGCCGTGGACCGCGGGGCCCGGGTCCTGAGCGTCTGCTCCGGGGTCTTCGTGCTCGGCGCCGCCGGGCTCCTGGACGGGCGGCGCTGCGCCGTGCACTGGCAGCACGTGGACACGCTGGCCCGGCAGTACCCGCGGGCGAGGGTCGAGCCGGACGTGCTGTACGTGGACGACGACCCGGTGGTCACCTCCGCGGGCACCGCGGCCGGCATCGACGCCTGTCTGCACATCGTCCGCAAGGAGCAGGGCCCCGAGATCGCCAACGCCATCGCCCGCCGCATGGTGGTGCCCCCGCACCGGGACGGCGGCCAGGCCCAGTACATCGAGCGGCCGCTGCCTCGCTCGCAGTGCGACACGGTCGGCGAGGTGCTCGCCTGGATGGAGCGCCACCTCGACGAGGAGGTGACCGTCGAACAGCTCGCCGCTCGCGCGCTCATGTCCCCGCGCACGTTCGCCCGCCGCTTCCAGCAGGAGACTGGCACGACCCCGTACCGCTGGCTGCTGCGTCAACGGGTGCTTCTGGCACAGGAGTTGCTGGAGGCCACCGACGAGACCATGGACTTCATCGCGGACCGCACGGGGTTCGGGACCGCGGCCGCGCTGCGCCACCAGTTCGTCCGCTCGCTCGGGACGACCCCGAACGCGTACCGGCGCACGTTCAGAGGCTCCGAGGCCGCCTGA
- a CDS encoding HD-GYP domain-containing protein, with amino-acid sequence MNRSWPLSVLTLARVAAGLLAVVALVGTLWHGLDERGVALAFGVLIAVGELARWGGAEQREAAPLGAAGALAYALLGENGGQSSHHGVLQTVAVVVAASLAGCVPHVAKGNGPTADHLTRRVLTVAFAAVCFQPLYNQGRLREWAADGPTYAALVVALLVLSALWDAVLAAAMAHARTRWPFGPLLRDELRGTLGIGSAVCATGAVMALAVAVAGLWALPVFSLPLLLTQLSFRRYAAVRTTYRQTIASLARATEIAGYTPAGHARRVAALSRAVGRELGLSEPELTVLEYAALMHDIGQLSLVDPVPAGATASLAPDDQRRIALLGGAVVRRTGVDAEVAVVVERQADPYREQPVSARIVRAVNAYEEKAREAGPGGPLRALEELRLGTARDYQPEVVESLARVLARGSLMLPLAG; translated from the coding sequence GTGAATCGGTCGTGGCCCCTGTCCGTGCTCACCCTCGCCCGTGTCGCCGCCGGCCTTCTCGCGGTCGTGGCGCTCGTCGGCACCCTCTGGCACGGACTCGACGAACGTGGTGTGGCCCTCGCCTTCGGGGTGCTGATCGCTGTTGGGGAGCTGGCCCGGTGGGGTGGGGCGGAGCAGCGGGAGGCCGCGCCGCTCGGGGCGGCCGGGGCGCTCGCGTACGCGCTGCTCGGGGAGAACGGCGGGCAGAGCAGCCACCACGGGGTGCTGCAGACCGTCGCCGTCGTCGTGGCGGCCTCGTTGGCGGGGTGCGTGCCCCATGTGGCCAAGGGGAACGGGCCCACCGCCGACCACCTCACGCGGCGCGTCCTGACCGTCGCCTTCGCCGCCGTCTGCTTCCAACCCCTCTACAACCAGGGCAGGTTGAGGGAGTGGGCCGCGGACGGACCCACGTACGCGGCCCTCGTCGTCGCGCTGCTCGTGCTGTCCGCGCTGTGGGACGCCGTACTGGCCGCCGCCATGGCGCACGCGCGGACCCGCTGGCCGTTCGGGCCGCTGCTGCGGGACGAGCTGCGGGGCACCCTCGGCATCGGGTCGGCGGTCTGCGCGACCGGCGCCGTGATGGCGCTCGCGGTCGCCGTCGCCGGCCTGTGGGCGCTGCCCGTGTTCTCCCTGCCGCTGCTGCTCACCCAGCTGTCCTTCCGGCGGTACGCGGCCGTGCGGACCACCTACCGCCAGACCATCGCCTCCCTCGCCCGGGCCACCGAGATCGCCGGCTACACCCCGGCGGGGCATGCCAGACGCGTGGCCGCGCTCAGCCGGGCCGTCGGCCGTGAGCTGGGCCTCTCCGAGCCCGAACTGACCGTTCTGGAGTACGCGGCCCTGATGCACGACATCGGTCAGCTGTCCCTCGTCGATCCCGTTCCCGCGGGGGCCACGGCCTCCCTCGCCCCCGACGACCAGCGGCGCATCGCCCTGCTCGGCGGTGCCGTGGTGCGCCGGACCGGGGTGGACGCGGAGGTCGCCGTGGTGGTGGAGCGCCAGGCGGACCCGTACCGCGAACAGCCGGTCAGCGCCAGAATCGTACGGGCGGTCAACGCGTACGAGGAGAAAGCCAGGGAAGCAGGTCCCGGCGGGCCCCTCAGGGCGTTGGAGGAGCTGAGGCTCGGCACGGCCCGGGACTATCAGCCCGAGGTGGTGGAGTCGCTGGCCAGGGTGCTGGCGAGGGGCAGTCTTATGCTGCCCCTGGCTGGGTAA